AATGCATACGATTACTGTCTCAATGTTACTGCGGAAAACATAACGAATTTCATGGCCGATGAGGAAAAGCATTCGGGAGAGGAATTTGCAATCCATGATTATATAAGCAATATTAATACCAATATTGCCCAGATGGCAAGACCTTACTCTGCAAATTACAAATACAATATAATAGGTGCCTCGTCAGCAGATCTTCCTATAGAAGAAATAACCACATACCTCGCATACAGGCTCTTTAAGAAAATGGAGAAAATGTTTAAAAATGCCCCAAACCAGCAGGATGTGGAGGAGTTTGTAAGGTCTCTTAAGCTTGACAAGGAATTTGTGGCCAGAAGGTTCCAGCAAAATGTTCCGGAACCGCTGGTAGGATATAACCACAGTGAAAGGCTTAGCCATTATAATATAGTAAAGACCAGGTCGGTAAACATAGATTTTGAACTCCAGGGTTTTCTGGAGAAGGCCAGGGAGGAATACATAAAGGCTAAGAGGCAGCTGCCCGGCGAATATCTTGCGGAATTCAACGACCAGGTGCGTAGGATATTTTTAAATGCAGACCAGGGTCCTTTCTATGCCTCCAGGCTTATATTTTCGACATCCGGTTTCTGCCTGCTAAAGACCATAGAGGCCTATATTGAATCCTTAAAGGAGATGTTAAAAAGATATCCCCAGGATATAGAGAGCCTCCGGTATAATGCGGATGAAAAAATGGCAGAGGCCATGAAAGCTATAATAAATAAGGAAAAGAAGAAAAATGACTATATAGAGGCCAAAATAAATGAATATTACCTAAGGGCCGACGAGGAACGTATAAAGCAGATGATGGAGTTCTTCCAGGATGTCCACAGCCTCTTAAACAGTGAAAATTCCAGAATATATAACGTGTTTACAGAGGTACTAAATACATTGAACCAGATTTTTGAGGAGAACGGAAATATTCTGGTCACCGGCAAGGAAACGGAATATAAGGAGAACAGGACATATCACTGGAATATCGTAAGCATCCCCGATGTTTTAAAGACTATAGACGAAGTTATGGACGAGAAGGATGAAGACGACCTTATACGTTTCTTTACAAAAGAGCTGCTGGGCAAATCAGCAAACTGGGTAAGGGAGCAGGACATAGATATAATAGGCTCAATAAGCGATTTCATGTCAGACAGTTTCGGGGATTTGATCACAAAATCCATGGAGGAGTTCCTTGTAATTAAATACGGGAACGATGAGATGATAGATAAGCTCATAGAGAGGAATATTGCCAAAAGGCTGGACGATGACGCAGTCCCGGTATTTTATTTAAGCAACAGCAGCGGAAATTTAAACCTGCCCTCCTGGGGATTTGTATCCATACCTCAAAAGGCGCCGGAAATATTAAAGGGTATAAATAATTATAAGACCAACGCCCTGGGTAAATCCAATTTTACCGTAAAAGAGAGCGAGGTTAAAAACCGTATATTCTGGCTTAATACAAAAAATGGAGTACCCCTTTATGCATATTCGCCTCTTAAAATTTATGAAGAGGCATATGAGAAGACAATACTTGAAAAGGAAGGCATAGGCCGCCACCTGGTACAGACCAGGGAAAACAACTGGACCTACCTGCCTTCACCCATACCCCAGAGGTCATGGGGGGATACTTACTATAATAACAGGGTAAAGGGTTATAACCAGGAGCTTGCCCAGGTTTTTGAAAAAGCCCTGAAGCAGGGGTGTATCAGGGAAAAGGACGGATCCGACGGCTCTAACAACAGGTATAATTATATAGTTACCAAGCCTTTTAAACTTCAGCCCTTCCTGGCAAAATTTGAAATGCAGCTTCCCAGCGGGCAGATGAACTTTTCTGAAATGAAAAGATGCCTGTTAGCCCTTAAGAGTCTCGTAGAGGATGGTATCGAAAGGGATTATTCAAAGGACTTGTTTGACAGCTATAACAAAGAGAGGGCCATGGAAAATTTCGCACGCTCACCCCAGGCAATAAAACTGGTTAAGGCAGAGCTTAATAAGTATGACGAAATACTTTTAAAAATTCAGGAGCTGGATTCTGCCCTTAAGGCTGTTGAAAAAGAAAATACAATGCTGGAGCAGTTTATAGAAGCAATGTACACCGGCACCATATTTAAAAAGGGAGCAATGTATGTATACGATAAGGAGCCGGAGGAAGAGGAGTGGGAGCCCTTTGTAAACCTGCTCAAGGTTAAAAAGTATCCTGAATTTGAAATATACAGTAAATTTTGCAGCCTGGATGAAAAACACAAAGGCCAGGTATTAAGAAAGTCCGAAAAAAGGAGCAAAGAGTTAGGGGCTCTGGAAGACACGACACAGCTTTTAAATACAATAAACGGTATGATAGCAGCATATGCGGAATCCCGGGAGGAACTTGGATACAGCAGGGATGAGCTTATAAACGGCAACGAAATGTACGATTTTTATAAAAAAGTATTAACTAAATTGAATGATTTAAAAAGGAATTTGCAATAGTTGTAATTTAAGAGGCTGTTGCATTATGAACAACGTAAATGAGCATTATGAGAGTTCTTTAAAAGTTCTTGGTGACGCTGCCGAAGAAAAATACTTAGAATTTTAGATTGTCTGAGCGAATGAAGTTTAAAAATTCTTGTATTTTCAAGGCAGGGAGCCTTAGAACTTGCAGAACTTGAACATAGCAATTGAGTGTTCAAAATGCAACAGC
This genomic window from Oxobacter pfennigii contains:
- a CDS encoding tubulin-like doman-containing protein codes for the protein MRPAIKEHIQQLDVKLGGGIVSEKIRVNTINNPMLVIGIGGTGNDALLRLKYQINRRFRLPEDPITRRKKEKPDNIEFLAFETNQRDAGNKYKGIKLDSINELVLLSNAEIGGILQNRSVLDPCISEWLSPELIITDGMNGANGVRQAGRLLLFTKIMPVIKSIEKKIDVLLKGTSEKLMVFILSGLSGGTGSGCFLDIAYIVRGLMEKKYGTAGVDRVNILGYLFTPDINLDRIGNNSHTCDYVIKNGYAALKELDYWMNVDERGERFKQNYRDILTVDSPMPPFNLCHLISATNTEGKLLDNAYDYCLNVTAENITNFMADEEKHSGEEFAIHDYISNINTNIAQMARPYSANYKYNIIGASSADLPIEEITTYLAYRLFKKMEKMFKNAPNQQDVEEFVRSLKLDKEFVARRFQQNVPEPLVGYNHSERLSHYNIVKTRSVNIDFELQGFLEKAREEYIKAKRQLPGEYLAEFNDQVRRIFLNADQGPFYASRLIFSTSGFCLLKTIEAYIESLKEMLKRYPQDIESLRYNADEKMAEAMKAIINKEKKKNDYIEAKINEYYLRADEERIKQMMEFFQDVHSLLNSENSRIYNVFTEVLNTLNQIFEENGNILVTGKETEYKENRTYHWNIVSIPDVLKTIDEVMDEKDEDDLIRFFTKELLGKSANWVREQDIDIIGSISDFMSDSFGDLITKSMEEFLVIKYGNDEMIDKLIERNIAKRLDDDAVPVFYLSNSSGNLNLPSWGFVSIPQKAPEILKGINNYKTNALGKSNFTVKESEVKNRIFWLNTKNGVPLYAYSPLKIYEEAYEKTILEKEGIGRHLVQTRENNWTYLPSPIPQRSWGDTYYNNRVKGYNQELAQVFEKALKQGCIREKDGSDGSNNRYNYIVTKPFKLQPFLAKFEMQLPSGQMNFSEMKRCLLALKSLVEDGIERDYSKDLFDSYNKERAMENFARSPQAIKLVKAELNKYDEILLKIQELDSALKAVEKENTMLEQFIEAMYTGTIFKKGAMYVYDKEPEEEEWEPFVNLLKVKKYPEFEIYSKFCSLDEKHKGQVLRKSEKRSKELGALEDTTQLLNTINGMIAAYAESREELGYSRDELINGNEMYDFYKKVLTKLNDLKRNLQ